From Chryseobacterium shandongense, the proteins below share one genomic window:
- a CDS encoding N-6 DNA methylase — translation MGFSKRQHLQHNIEALRIAFTLEKEQRQATAEERGRMMSYSGFGGLKFILNPIADEIDINHWRKTEHDLFPITQELHQLLKENATDEKQYRRYVDSMKSSVLTAFYTPPEVINAISSTLRDSGLNIDKFLEPSAGVGAFVQSFAENQTKVTAYEKDVLTGKILKHLYPESNIRVSGFEEIPEKEQNSYDVIASNIPFGDTSVFDLSYSRSKDPAKIQAARSIHNYFFLKGNDMLREGGLQAFITSQGILNSPNNEPIRRALMENNDLVSAIRLPNNVFTDYAGTEVGSDLIILQKNTAKQNLTEREDLFCQSNKTGYGTPSNAIFNDGARIINTHWKVGTDPYGQPALIYTHQDGVEGIAKNLKQMLSDDFRKHLNLSLYKGERNDEPIVQIPVQPTPTPPVIEREIIQPELPRFTQTTIGKESPQEFTQLSIFDLFENAGEPVAVLAPPKRTSRTKRQTSNRRRTPINRQTDLFSGAMQQPYTPPAPNGKVNRTSPPNGIKQEVIGDLFSQQNGNGQADKPAIPVTVAIPEPALYSQELQSYHRNDCLVVDNGWVGHLQEVDKENGTAMFHPLQLPSAQKARAEAYIAVRDTYNDLYQKEAEKQTEHKEERENLNRLYDAFIKKYSNLNSADNIKLIKTDSAGKEIPYLERVKGGIVQKADIFNHPVSFSTTTLATDNPPEALASSLNKFGTVDLDYMSEISNMTADALKEHLHGRIFYNPLEREYEIAERWIAGNVVEKANEIRTYVEQNPDDKEAKQSLTVLEEARPRRIEFEELDFNLGERWIPTGVYAKFASHLFDADVKIHYSDSSDDFSVICNQGNQNIWVKYAVKSESRTFDGVALLKHALVNTTPDITKKVEIDGQEVKVKDMEAIQMANSKIDEIRSAFTDWLHAQSDEFKTRLTDQYNDTFNCFVRPNYDGSHQDFAGLDRKALGIEDLYSSQKDTVWMIKLNNGAICDHEVGAGKTLVMCTAAQEMKRLGLAHKPMIIGLKSNVHEIAEAYRTAYPHAKILFPGKEDFTPQKRLRIFGDIKNNDWDCVILTHDQFGMIPQSPEIQKEILEIELDNVERNLYAMEADGAEVTRGMLAGAIKRKDNLEVKLKTLQHDIENRKDDIVDFKMMGIDHLFIDESHQFKNLMFNTRHSRVAGLGNVDGSQKALNLLFAIRTIQERTNADMGATFLSGTTISNSLTELYLLFKYLRPRALEKQGINCFDAWAAIYARKTTDYEFSVANNIVAKERFRYFIKVPELAQFYSEITDYRTAKDIGIDRPEKKEILYNIPPTPDQAEFIQNLMEFAKSGDATLLGRHPLSKSEEKAKMLIATDYARKMSLDMRMVSGMYEDHPDNKATHCANNIAKYYNKYNAQKGTQFVFSDLGTYKPNEWNVYSEIKRKLVEDHGIPANEVRFIQEAKTDKQRKDLIKGMNEGKIRVLFGSTSMLGTGVNAQKRAVAVHHLDTPWRPSDLAQRDGRAIRKGNEIAKHFADNKVDVIIYAVEKSLDSYKFNLLFNKQLFIDQLKSNNLGKRTIDEGSMDEKSGMNFSEYVAILSGNTDLLDKARVEKQIAGLESEKQAFNRSKYSAKGKLENYTEEFNAAQSRLNRMTTDWENLQQRIQKRQDGKIANPVQLDGLSPNANVKQIGTKLNEIADKARTGGDYQEIGSLYGFQLLVKTEMSQKDGVDIRVNRFFIKGEGNIKYNHNFGVIAKDPETASVNFLRALEKIPPLIAKEQESIASYQKDIPVLQEVVNGTWSKESRLSELKTELAAIERKIQLSIEPEQKGQSAEQVDKKQETPKFSESIVRTKGVHLARGVL, via the coding sequence ATGGGCTTCAGTAAACGTCAGCACCTCCAGCACAATATTGAAGCCCTGCGGATTGCTTTTACATTGGAAAAGGAGCAACGACAAGCGACCGCCGAGGAAAGAGGGCGTATGATGAGTTACAGCGGATTTGGCGGTCTTAAATTCATTCTCAATCCCATAGCGGACGAAATAGACATCAACCATTGGCGGAAGACCGAACACGATTTGTTCCCGATAACGCAGGAACTCCACCAACTATTAAAAGAGAACGCTACGGACGAAAAGCAATACCGCCGATATGTGGACAGTATGAAAAGCTCGGTGCTGACCGCTTTTTACACACCGCCGGAAGTTATCAACGCTATATCCTCCACATTGAGGGATAGCGGTCTGAACATTGACAAATTCCTCGAACCCTCCGCAGGTGTCGGGGCTTTTGTTCAGTCCTTTGCAGAGAACCAAACCAAAGTTACCGCCTACGAAAAGGATGTGCTTACGGGCAAAATCCTAAAGCACCTTTATCCCGAAAGCAATATCCGTGTGAGTGGCTTTGAGGAAATCCCCGAAAAGGAACAAAACAGCTATGACGTTATTGCCAGCAATATCCCTTTTGGCGATACCTCCGTATTTGACCTTTCGTATTCCCGAAGTAAAGACCCTGCAAAAATACAAGCTGCCCGAAGCATTCATAACTATTTCTTTTTGAAAGGGAATGATATGCTCCGAGAGGGCGGTTTGCAGGCGTTCATTACCTCGCAGGGAATTTTAAACAGTCCGAATAATGAGCCGATACGCAGGGCGTTGATGGAAAACAACGATTTGGTTTCGGCAATCCGCTTACCGAATAACGTGTTTACGGATTATGCAGGTACAGAGGTCGGCTCCGACCTGATAATCCTGCAAAAGAATACGGCAAAACAAAATCTGACCGAAAGGGAAGATCTGTTTTGCCAAAGCAACAAAACGGGGTACGGTACACCCAGCAATGCGATATTCAATGACGGTGCAAGAATTATAAATACGCATTGGAAAGTAGGTACTGACCCATACGGGCAACCTGCATTAATTTATACCCACCAAGACGGCGTTGAGGGCATTGCCAAAAATCTTAAACAGATGCTTTCCGATGATTTTAGAAAGCACCTGAATTTGTCTTTGTACAAAGGCGAGCGGAACGATGAGCCAATCGTACAAATTCCGGTACAACCAACACCAACGCCTCCTGTTATCGAGCGTGAAATCATTCAGCCGGAACTACCTCGTTTTACGCAAACAACCATAGGAAAGGAAAGCCCACAGGAATTTACGCAGTTAAGCATTTTCGACCTGTTTGAAAATGCTGGCGAACCTGTTGCCGTTCTTGCTCCGCCTAAGCGAACATCAAGAACCAAAAGGCAAACCTCCAATAGACGGAGAACGCCTATCAATCGGCAAACGGACTTATTCAGTGGAGCGATGCAACAACCTTACACGCCTCCTGCTCCCAATGGTAAGGTTAACAGGACAAGCCCACCAAACGGCATTAAACAGGAGGTCATCGGAGATTTGTTTTCACAACAAAACGGAAATGGCCAAGCGGACAAGCCAGCTATTCCCGTGACTGTTGCCATTCCCGAACCTGCCTTATACAGTCAGGAACTGCAATCGTACCACCGTAACGATTGTCTTGTCGTGGATAACGGCTGGGTCGGTCATTTGCAGGAGGTGGATAAGGAAAACGGAACGGCAATGTTCCATCCTTTGCAACTGCCATCCGCCCAAAAAGCAAGAGCCGAAGCCTATATCGCTGTACGTGATACTTATAATGACCTGTATCAGAAAGAAGCCGAAAAACAAACGGAGCATAAGGAAGAAAGGGAAAACCTGAACCGCCTGTACGATGCCTTTATCAAAAAGTACAGCAACCTGAACAGTGCCGATAATATCAAGCTGATTAAAACGGATAGTGCCGGAAAAGAAATCCCGTATTTGGAGCGTGTAAAGGGCGGTATCGTTCAGAAAGCGGATATATTCAACCATCCCGTAAGTTTCTCCACCACAACATTAGCAACGGACAATCCGCCGGAAGCATTAGCTTCCTCGCTGAACAAATTCGGAACGGTGGATTTGGACTATATGTCCGAAATCAGCAATATGACCGCCGATGCACTGAAAGAGCATTTGCACGGTCGTATTTTTTACAACCCGTTGGAAAGGGAGTACGAAATTGCCGAACGCTGGATAGCGGGCAATGTGGTTGAAAAAGCCAACGAAATCAGAACCTACGTTGAACAAAATCCCGATGATAAGGAAGCCAAGCAAAGCCTTACCGTATTGGAGGAAGCCCGACCAAGACGTATCGAATTTGAGGAGCTGGACTTTAACCTCGGCGAACGCTGGATACCCACGGGTGTTTACGCCAAATTTGCTTCACACCTGTTCGATGCAGATGTAAAAATCCACTATTCGGACAGCTCCGATGATTTTTCGGTCATCTGTAATCAGGGCAACCAAAATATTTGGGTCAAGTATGCGGTCAAGTCGGAGAGCCGGACGTTTGACGGCGTGGCGTTACTGAAACACGCCCTTGTCAATACGACACCCGATATAACCAAGAAAGTCGAAATAGACGGGCAGGAAGTCAAGGTCAAGGATATGGAAGCCATACAAATGGCTAATTCCAAAATTGACGAAATCCGTTCCGCCTTTACGGATTGGCTACACGCCCAAAGTGACGAGTTTAAAACCCGACTGACCGACCAATACAACGATACGTTCAACTGTTTTGTCCGTCCGAACTATGACGGAAGCCATCAGGACTTTGCAGGCTTAGACCGCAAAGCGTTGGGTATCGAAGACCTGTACAGTAGCCAAAAGGATACCGTTTGGATGATTAAGCTGAACAACGGGGCTATCTGCGACCACGAGGTCGGTGCTGGGAAAACATTGGTTATGTGTACGGCTGCACAGGAAATGAAGCGTTTGGGCTTGGCACACAAACCAATGATAATCGGATTAAAGAGTAATGTACACGAAATCGCCGAAGCCTACCGAACTGCGTACCCCCACGCAAAAATACTGTTTCCAGGAAAGGAAGATTTCACGCCACAAAAACGCCTGCGGATATTCGGGGATATTAAAAACAACGATTGGGATTGTGTCATTCTCACGCACGACCAATTCGGGATGATACCGCAAAGCCCCGAAATTCAAAAGGAAATCCTCGAAATAGAATTGGATAATGTGGAGCGAAACCTCTATGCAATGGAGGCAGACGGTGCGGAAGTAACAAGGGGTATGCTTGCCGGAGCTATCAAGCGAAAGGATAATCTCGAAGTCAAGCTAAAGACCTTACAGCACGATATTGAGAACCGCAAAGATGATATTGTCGATTTCAAAATGATGGGCATAGACCATTTGTTTATCGACGAGAGCCACCAATTCAAAAACCTGATGTTCAATACCCGTCATAGTCGGGTAGCCGGATTGGGTAATGTGGACGGTAGCCAAAAAGCGTTGAACCTGCTTTTTGCTATCCGCACCATTCAGGAGCGAACCAATGCGGATATGGGGGCTACCTTTCTTTCGGGAACGACTATCAGCAATTCATTGACGGAATTGTACCTCCTGTTCAAATACCTGCGACCACGGGCATTAGAGAAACAGGGCATTAACTGTTTTGATGCGTGGGCAGCTATCTACGCAAGGAAAACAACCGATTACGAGTTTTCAGTGGCTAATAATATCGTAGCAAAAGAACGTTTCCGTTATTTTATCAAAGTACCGGAGCTGGCACAGTTCTACTCTGAAATCACGGATTACAGGACTGCCAAAGATATAGGGATTGACCGTCCCGAAAAAAAAGAAATCCTGTACAACATTCCGCCTACGCCCGACCAAGCGGAGTTTATTCAGAACTTAATGGAATTTGCCAAGTCGGGCGATGCAACCCTGCTCGGCAGACACCCGTTGTCAAAATCGGAAGAAAAAGCCAAAATGCTAATTGCTACGGACTACGCCCGTAAGATGTCATTGGATATGCGAATGGTAAGCGGTATGTATGAAGACCACCCCGACAATAAAGCCACGCACTGTGCCAATAATATTGCGAAGTATTACAACAAATACAATGCACAGAAAGGTACGCAATTCGTGTTCTCTGATTTGGGAACGTACAAGCCGAATGAGTGGAATGTGTACTCGGAAATCAAACGCAAGCTCGTGGAAGACCACGGCATACCTGCTAACGAAGTCCGGTTCATTCAGGAAGCCAAAACGGACAAGCAACGTAAAGACCTTATCAAAGGAATGAACGAGGGCAAAATCCGTGTGCTGTTCGGCTCAACGAGTATGCTCGGAACGGGTGTAAATGCACAGAAAAGAGCCGTTGCCGTTCATCACTTAGATACCCCGTGGCGACCAAGCGACCTTGCCCAGCGTGACGGTCGGGCAATCCGCAAAGGCAATGAAATTGCCAAACATTTTGCGGACAACAAAGTAGATGTAATCATTTATGCCGTTGAGAAATCTTTGGATAGTTATAAGTTCAACCTGCTGTTCAACAAACAGCTATTTATCGACCAATTAAAATCCAATAATCTCGGCAAGCGAACCATTGACGAGGGCAGTATGGACGAAAAGTCGGGTATGAACTTCTCGGAATACGTGGCAATCCTGTCAGGAAATACAGACCTGTTGGATAAGGCACGGGTTGAAAAACAGATTGCCGGATTGGAAAGCGAGAAGCAAGCGTTTAACCGCTCTAAGTACAGTGCTAAAGGCAAATTGGAAAACTATACGGAAGAATTTAACGCAGCTCAATCACGCCTCAACCGTATGACAACCGATTGGGAGAACTTACAGCAACGCATACAAAAAAGGCAGGACGGCAAAATCGCAAACCCCGTTCAGTTGGACGGATTGTCGCCTAATGCAAATGTTAAACAGATTGGAACCAAGCTCAACGAGATTGCAGACAAAGCCCGTACAGGTGGGGATTATCAGGAGATTGGCAGTTTGTACGGCTTTCAGCTTTTGGTTAAAACGGAAATGTCGCAAAAAGACGGCGTAGATATTCGGGTCAACCGATTTTTCATAAAGGGAGAGGGCAACATCAAGTACAATCATAATTTCGGTGTGATTGCGAAAGACCCTGAAACCGCCTCCGTTAACTTTTTGAGAGCGTTGGAAAAAATACCGCCACTTATTGCAAAGGAACAGGAAAGCATTGCGAGCTATCAAAAGGATATACCTGTGCTTCAGGAGGTGGTTAATGGTACGTGGTCTAAGGAGAGCCGACTGAGCGAACTCAAAACGGAGCTGGCTGCTATCGAGCGAAAGATACAGCTATCTATCGAACCGGAACAAAAAGGACAGTCTGCGGAACAGGTTGATAAAAAGCAAGAAACGCCAAAATTCTCGGAGAGTATTGTACGGACAAAAGGTGTTCATTTGGCACGAGGGGTATTGTAA
- a CDS encoding RteC domain-containing protein has protein sequence MDKFYQQTLIKLEDEIRELEIETDCSVQRIEAVIKLIIKTLSDIKEHILKIGFKNNVEEIHFFKHQKPVIVAKLIYYYAIYKIETKKPNGTKAVKKYFNEELRKLKRHFNNNLELYKYYRTNSTFLDEKLFIRGKFDIKLSIDTIYLETDIRFSTYYDYKIAEIIANDLIQVYLEAKLNKSNQSKTSENPPLKWTASKASATELIYGLYLLGVFNNGNTDIINIVRYFERVFGIDLGDFYHTFMELKSRKINRTKLSDSMREALIKRMDEQDEK, from the coding sequence ATGGATAAATTTTATCAACAGACGCTAATTAAGCTGGAGGACGAAATCAGGGAATTGGAAATTGAAACCGATTGCTCTGTGCAACGAATTGAAGCAGTTATAAAACTTATCATTAAAACATTGTCCGACATAAAGGAGCACATCTTAAAAATAGGGTTTAAGAATAATGTTGAAGAAATCCATTTTTTCAAACATCAGAAACCCGTTATCGTTGCTAAGCTCATTTATTACTATGCCATTTATAAAATTGAAACGAAAAAGCCCAACGGCACGAAAGCGGTCAAAAAATATTTCAATGAAGAATTGAGAAAACTCAAAAGACACTTCAATAATAACCTTGAGCTTTATAAATATTATCGTACCAACAGTACATTTCTTGATGAGAAGCTATTTATAAGAGGAAAATTTGATATTAAGTTAAGTATAGACACTATTTATTTGGAAACAGATATTAGGTTTTCTACTTATTATGATTATAAAATAGCCGAGATTATTGCCAATGATTTAATACAGGTATATCTTGAAGCCAAATTAAATAAAAGCAATCAGAGCAAGACATCAGAAAATCCACCTCTCAAATGGACGGCAAGCAAAGCCTCCGCAACCGAATTGATTTACGGATTGTATTTGTTAGGTGTATTCAACAATGGGAATACGGATATTATCAATATCGTTAGATATTTTGAGCGTGTTTTCGGTATTGATTTAGGCGATTTTTACCATACGTTTATGGAACTCAAATCCCGAAAGATAAACCGTACCAAATTATCAGACAGTATGCGTGAAGCACTTATAAAAAGAATGGACGAACAGGACGAGAAATAG
- a CDS encoding MFS transporter, translating into MATDNIIKVITEPFKTLRNTTFARLYFAQIASLFGDAFTWLGLALLTYEISPQNAAAILASALTLRVTAYIIFSPFAGVVSEKFQRKQILLITQFARMTIVCMLPFVNAEWQLYALIFALNVFAAFFTPTYRAIIPQIVEKEIYREANGLSMATFQLLSVFGPALAGIVAVWLGATQIFFVNGATLFIAILFILSIPKSSLQKGVSSDNAVPQKTWGEVLKGIRLLFGNKIVRFALSIEFISAVAGALVLVNTVGLVKTNLQLDDKHYGWIMSVFGVGAAITAFLLGSLDKSKTRSVSLISGAMLIGVAISFANFVPFNGLIILWILAGIGQTLADMPSETLIGENIEPKDQGKVYGAHFAFSHLWWAIAYPIAGFLGTQFPNREFLYGGIATIVLAVVAILMFRKSN; encoded by the coding sequence ATGGCAACAGATAATATAATAAAAGTAATCACAGAACCATTTAAAACCCTGCGAAACACGACTTTCGCAAGGCTTTATTTCGCACAGATAGCAAGCCTTTTCGGCGATGCTTTTACGTGGCTCGGTCTGGCTTTGCTCACGTATGAGATAAGCCCCCAAAATGCCGCCGCTATTTTGGCATCAGCCCTAACATTAAGGGTAACGGCATACATCATCTTTTCGCCCTTTGCAGGTGTGGTATCAGAAAAATTCCAACGCAAACAGATATTGCTCATCACGCAGTTTGCAAGAATGACAATCGTCTGTATGCTGCCTTTCGTCAATGCCGAATGGCAGTTGTACGCATTGATATTTGCATTGAATGTGTTTGCTGCATTTTTTACGCCTACATACAGGGCAATCATTCCGCAGATAGTAGAAAAAGAAATATACAGAGAAGCTAACGGCTTATCAATGGCAACTTTTCAATTGTTGAGCGTATTTGGTCCTGCATTAGCAGGTATCGTAGCAGTTTGGTTAGGAGCGACACAAATATTTTTCGTCAACGGTGCTACCTTGTTCATCGCTATATTGTTCATTCTTTCCATTCCGAAATCATCATTGCAAAAAGGTGTAAGCAGTGATAATGCCGTACCTCAAAAAACGTGGGGCGAAGTATTAAAAGGCATACGCTTATTGTTCGGCAACAAGATTGTACGGTTTGCATTGAGCATTGAATTTATATCAGCCGTTGCAGGTGCTTTGGTATTGGTCAATACAGTAGGATTAGTAAAAACAAATCTTCAGTTAGATGATAAACACTATGGCTGGATAATGTCGGTATTCGGTGTAGGTGCAGCGATTACAGCATTTTTATTGGGTAGTTTGGACAAGTCCAAAACACGTAGCGTTTCACTGATTAGCGGAGCAATGCTAATAGGTGTTGCCATTAGTTTTGCCAATTTCGTACCGTTCAACGGTTTGATAATCCTGTGGATTTTGGCAGGTATCGGGCAGACGTTAGCCGATATGCCGTCCGAAACACTGATAGGCGAAAATATCGAACCTAAAGACCAAGGCAAAGTGTATGGTGCTCATTTCGCATTCTCCCATTTGTGGTGGGCAATCGCCTATCCGATAGCAGGATTTTTAGGTACACAGTTCCCGAACAGAGAATTTTTGTACGGTGGGATAGCCACCATTGTTTTGGCGGTTGTAGCCATTCTGATGTTTAGAAAATCAAATTAA
- a CDS encoding MerC domain-containing protein — MKNKTYDILGISAATLCLIHCLIFPLLVIIPIGISHNPYIDLAFLIIGAIIAFKICKTTDSKLVIALFAVSLLTILISVVLDFVYHIHLPLIYVGSAGLITAHIINHRRTHT; from the coding sequence ATGAAAAATAAAACATACGACATACTCGGCATTTCGGCAGCAACGCTCTGTTTAATCCATTGCCTGATTTTCCCCTTGCTTGTCATTATACCGATTGGCATATCGCATAATCCGTATATAGATTTAGCCTTTTTGATTATCGGAGCTATTATAGCCTTCAAAATCTGCAAGACGACTGACAGCAAGCTGGTCATTGCTCTTTTTGCCGTTTCATTGCTTACGATTTTAATTTCGGTAGTCCTTGATTTTGTTTATCATATCCACCTACCGCTTATCTATGTAGGTTCTGCCGGACTTATCACGGCTCACATCATCAATCATCGAAGAACACATACTTAA